The bacterium genomic sequence GGCCGGCACGACGTCCACCGCGGCCCCGAGGGCGCGGAGCCCCACGGGCAGGACGTCCCGGGCAACCGCGGCGCGAGGCATCAGCACACGTGCGGCGTGAAGGTCCCGCCGCGCGAACGCCGCGACAAGCGCCTCGGCGCGAAACTCCTCCGGGGCGAGCGCCGCCTCGAGGCCGTGCTCGCGAAGGGCCTCCGCGGTACCCGGCCCGATCACCGCAAGCCGCGCCCCGGCGAGCGCGCCGGGCGCCATCCCGAGCGCCCCCATGCGGTCGACCGTCGCGGCCACGCCGTTGCGGCTCGTGAACACCACCCAATCGTAGGCGGGAAGGTTCCGCAGCGCCTCGTCGAGCGGGCCGTAGTCGGACGGCGGAACGATTCGGATTGCGGGGAACTCGAGCACCACCGCGCCCTCGGCCTCGAGCAGGCGCCGGAGGCGCCCGTCATCTCGCGGCCGGGTGACGACGACGCGCCGGCCGGCGAGAGAGCCGCTCACCGGGCGCGCCTGGCGGGTTCGACCGGCGCGGCCGCCGGCACGGCGCCGGCGATCTCGGCCGCATCGGCGAACACGCGGTCCGCCACGCAGAGACCCAGCCACCGGGCGGCGCCCACCGGCGCCGTGCCGCGGTGCCGCCGCACGACGCGTCCGTCTTCGCCGGCGAGCAGACCCTCGAGCGTGACGCGCCCGTGGTCGACCGACGCCATTGCCGCGGCGGGTGCGCGGCACCCCGTGCCGAGCCGCGCGACGAAAGCGCGCTCGGCGCGCACCGCTTCGTGGGTCGCGGGGTCGTCGATGCGGCGCAACAGGTCGAGGACGACCGCGTCGCCGCGCCGCGCCTCCACGGCGAGGGCGCCCTGTCCGGGGGCAGGCAGCATCACCTCCGGCGCGAGCCACTCCGACACGCGGTCCTCCCACCCCATCCGGATCAGCCCCGCCGCGGCGATGCAGAGCGCGTCGGCATCGCCGCGGTCGAGCTTCGCGAGCCGCGTGTCCACATTGCCCCGGATCGATACGATCCGGAGATCGGGGCGCCGCGCGCGCAGCTGCGCGGCCCGCCGCAGGCTGCTGGTCGCGACCCGC encodes the following:
- a CDS encoding uroporphyrinogen-III synthase, with the translated sequence MSGSLAGRRVVVTRPRDDGRLRRLLEAEGAVVLEFPAIRIVPPSDYGPLDEALRNLPAYDWVVFTSRNGVAATVDRMGALGMAPGALAGARLAVIGPGTAEALREHGLEAALAPEEFRAEALVAAFARRDLHAARVLMPRAAVARDVLPVGLRALGAAVDVVPAYRTEPAAPAPNVLEAVRAGRIDAVTFTSSSTVRYFLQLAGPDARGLLAGVCVACIGPVTAETARADGLRVGAVASTYTLAGLVDALRGALGAPPGCVVPSGGR
- the hemC gene encoding hydroxymethylbilane synthase, encoding MARRLRVGTRGSPLSLRQTRLAMDALRAHEPDLEVETVVIRSAGDRAPDVPLERLEGIGFFAKELEAAVADGRCDVAVHSAKDLPTTLHPRLCLGAVPAREDPRDVLISRGGVPLAALPPGARVATSSLRRAAQLRARRPDLRIVSIRGNVDTRLAKLDRGDADALCIAAAGLIRMGWEDRVSEWLAPEVMLPAPGQGALAVEARRGDAVVLDLLRRIDDPATHEAVRAERAFVARLGTGCRAPAAAMASVDHGRVTLEGLLAGEDGRVVRRHRGTAPVGAARWLGLCVADRVFADAAEIAGAVPAAAPVEPARRAR